The proteins below are encoded in one region of Apostichopus japonicus isolate 1M-3 chromosome 4, ASM3797524v1, whole genome shotgun sequence:
- the LOC139966929 gene encoding uncharacterized protein — MEDFSHTNMEQQSDLWSNSTSPQVKSERGSPPTLSENYPPGSEDCMRSDLSVTSEDGDQPSDDRHRDYCGNSTGQGDLDVVNYNGSGDLPNPLPTGLLGCSDALQALQSHLFRDSMNRYPLPCTTLGENQETFPRRPSDGIRNLANRHERPSDEYFRAAGESLNNFISLDEPSHAMSMWLPHEYSEQISRAFDVDVNSEDDLGIPVDEQRLRLENSEMHQDSSSSDLEMMPPMNNERRDQMEMESEVPQRGGPTDGISEPTTRSDPCMGHYDELNNPIIHDPVLGIGAETQSQEVPTVDLQEPMDLSSKEAKSDKDPEEKSSKDDCQGQTPWDFSDVESTFSACSHTATIGSEVPSVSQNGDVTTIADSSDEERELDVVSLSDQENKVAATFPAGGDLDQPGTSGLGMYQQQLASGKVSSKETLTVEVLSSSDSESDESVEILQLSSDSDSQSTWSPCSFPKSTKAKSLKRKKTPSKSRKRALPEVVDLTESDDEAVCELPSEPFLPPPSTTVPEPVNTTPESQQPTISEPLFSMAAPCTCVPRPHPSLHESQNQEPALPGNGVPSIPSQDPVEIQPLETEIGPPPSYYDSVRNSTLESRMEASLPVSFWEVPPTSATSSASSSSSTSSSSSSSSGNTVPSSTASTGLLAPRPKHHHCRVHTTSGSNFRLHPAYNHRPYLSGCPHLQAQRTTSQASSSQNTANVSTGLGVARGQTSSTRSKWCRLSPSSCDSSLNRRHRRLGVSEFYIPAQQPSIPLRHQRLWHQQQRSQEIRRRYQVHNSQMPLPQLPNWPNRHNMNVHSESLLQCENVVDSPLRSNHTHSQHHPHLIGSSPPVSHNPVGPTVSRHPQQSIGPIGQPLPVTEPPTVTPTQQLRHHLLHYHHPSVIPVLPVSSGQVGGYYEHYRSTNIGPVHQEHSLPPHFGNSPLIRSIRRPTGGNLYEELLMIRGINLTRGATRSVIEKHTLPHKYVKRKSEKQQQEKKLDEAASTAPAAEDDEDEKCTICLSIFLHEEDVRRLPCMHLFHTECVDQWLVTNKKCPICRVDIETTTIAKEVTQPGDCLR, encoded by the exons ACTTTGTCAGAAAACTATCCTCCTGGAAGTGAAGACTGCATGAGGAGTGACCTATCGGTGACCTCAGAAGACGGTGACCAGCCTA GTGATGACAGACACAGAGATTATTGTGGGAATTCCACGGGTCAAGGTGACCTTGATGTTGTTAACTACAATGGCTCGGGGGACCTTCCTAATCCCCTGCCTACCGGCTTACTCGGCTGTTCCGATGCTCTGCAAGCCCTCCAGTCCCACCTCTTTCGGGACTCCATGAACAGATATCCACTTCCTTGCACCACCCTCGGAGAGAACCAAGAAACCTTCCCAAGACGTCCTTCAGATGGGATCAGGAACTTAGCGAACCGCCACGAACGCCCTTCCGACGAGTATTTCAGGGCCGCCGGTGAAAGCTTGAATAATTTCATTTCGTTAGACGAACCCAGCCACGCCATGTCCATGTGGTTACCCCACGAATATTCCGAGCAGATTTCGAGGGCATTCGACGTAGACGTGAACAGCGAGGACGACTTGGGTATACCAGTGGACGAACAGAGACTTCGGCTGGAGAATAGTGAAATGCATCAGGACAGTTCTAGCAGCGATCTAGAGATGATGCCGCCGATGAACAACGAGAGGCGGGACCAGATGGAGATGGAGTCGGAAGTACCCCAGAGAGGCGGACCCACCGATGGTATCTCGGAACCAACCACCAGAAGTGACCCGTGCATGGGACACTATGACGAACTCAATAACCCAATAATTCATGACCCGGTCCTGGGTATAGGAGCCGAAACACAAAGCCAGGAGGTTCCGACAGTGGACCTCCAAGAACCGATGGACTTATCTTCCAAAGAGGCTAAATCTGATAAGGACCCCGAAGAGAAATCGAGCAAAGACGATTGTCAGGGCCAAACTCCCTGGGATTTCTCCGATGTCGAGTCCACCTTCTCGGCCTGCAGCCATACCGCCACCATAGGCTCTGAGGTTCCATCGGTGTCGCAGAATGGGGACGTCACCACGATCGCGGATTCGAGCGACGAAGAGAGGGAGCTAGACGTGGTGAGCCTTTCGGACCAGGAGAACAAAGTGGCCGCCACATTTCCAGCGGGAGGAGACTTGGACCAACCGGGGACCAGTGGCCTTGGGATGTACCAACAGCAGTTAGCCTCGGGGAAAGTATCTTCCAAAGAAACCTTGACAGTTGAGGTGCTCTCCAGCAGCGACAGTGAATCCGATGAGTCAGTAGAAATCTTACAGCTCAGCAGCGACTCAGACTCCCAGTCTACCTg GTCTCCATGCAGCTTCCCGAAATCCACCAAAGCTAAATCTCTCAAACGTAAGAAGACTCCCTCCAAGTCCAGGAAGAGGGCCTTGCCGGAGGTAGTCGACCTCACCGAATCAGATGACG AGGCTGTGTGTGAGCTTCCATCAGAACCATTCCTTCCCCCTCCTTCGACCACGGTCCCGGAACCGGTCAACACCACACCGGAGAGTCAGCAGCCGACGATCAGTGAACCGTTGTTCTCCATGGCCGCTCCGTGTACCTGCGTGCCGAGACCACACCCCAGTCTTCATGAGAGTCAGAACCAAGAGCCGGCACTGCCTGGGAATGGAGTCCCTTCAATACCTTCACAG GACCCGGTGGAGATTCAACCCCTTGAAACTGAAATAGGACCACCTCCATCATACTACGACAGTGTGAGGAACTCTACTCTGGAAAGTCGAATGGAGGCATCCCTCCCGGTCTCCTTCTGGGAAGTTCCACCGACTTCAGCAACTTCCTCCGCATCATCCTCGTCATCgacatcgtcgtcgtcatcttcatcatctgGTAACACCGTACCATCTTCCACAGCGTCAACGGGTCTACTCGCCCCCAGGCCGAAACACCATCATTGTCGAG TCCACACCACCAGCGGCAGTAATTTCCGTCTCCACCCAGCCTACAACCACCGTCCATACCTGTCAGGCTGTCCTCATCTGCAAGCCCAGAGAACTACAAGTCAAGCATCCAGTTCACAAAACACAGCCAATGTTTCCACTGGGTTAG GTGTGGCTCGCGGGCAGACGTCATCGACACGTTCAAAATGGTGCCGTCTGTCTCCGAGTAGCTGCGATTCCAGTCTTAACCGGAGACATAGGAGGCTAGGTGTATCGGAATTCTACATCCCAGCGCAGCAGCCCTCTATCCCACTCCGTCACCAGCGACTCTGGCACCAGCAGCAGCGGAGCCAGGAAATCAGAAGACGGTATCAAGTCCATAACTCGCAGATGCCTCTGCCACAGTTGCCTAACTG GCCAAACAGACATAATATGAATGTCCATTCAGAAAGTTTACTTCAATG TGAAAATGTAGTTGACAGTCCACTGAGAAGCAACCACACTCACTCTCAACACCACCCTCATCTTATTGGTAGTAGCCCGCCAGTCAGTCATAACCCCGTCGGTCCAACCGTCAGCAGGCATCCGCAACAGAGCATCGGCCCTATAGGACAGCCACTGCCAGTAACAGAGCCGCCAACGGTAACGCCAACTCAACAACTACGCCACCACTTATTACACTATCACCATCCAAGTGTCATCCCGGTCTTGCCCGTTTCAAGTGGCCAAGTGGGCGGATACTATGAACAT TATCGTAGCACAAACATCGGGCCTGTCCATCAGGAGCACAGCCTACCACCTCACTTTGGCAACTCGCCCCTGATTAGAAGCATCAGGAGACCAACGGGGGGAAACCTTTACGAG GAATTATTGATGATCCGGGGTATTAATCTGACGAGGGGTGCTACGAGATCGGTCATCGAGAAACACACACTGCCACATAAATATGTCAAG AGAAAATCAGAGAAACAGCAACAAGAGAAGAAGTTGGACGAGGCTGCCTCTACCGCTCCAGCAGCAGAGGATGACGAGGATGAGAAGTGCACCATCTGCTTATCAATATTTCTACATGAGGAAGACGTCAG ACGCCTGCCTTGCATGCACCTCTTCCATACAGAATGTGTGGACCAATGGCTGGTCACTAACAAGAAGTGTCCAATCTGTCGTGTGGACATCGAGACGACAACGATAGCCAAAGAGGTCACCCAGCCGGGTGATTGTCTACGATAA